One Thermus sp. CCB_US3_UF1 DNA window includes the following coding sequences:
- a CDS encoding ABC transporter ATP-binding protein: MKTLWTLLEGRRGEFLLLVAVSSLVSATEALLHPLMLKWLFDEAVIAQDFRRFALLGFAYLAVGLGLIALFWVASLWQKALINQVVLDLEGRLLAQALRIDWKDFSREGAGAFVSRVHRDVLEGLAPAISLLVDLARQALAALTFLGVLLYLSWQATLALAILVPPLLWVAQRVGTGIRRATEYERESEARYLEVLSQSLKAFRALRGLPRLLSPTLAANREALRAHLEDTYRSHRLMWAQQAWSDVFMNLANTLALVVGGYFVLIRVLSFGGFLAFVNAFWRAVDNTFSLLRRVPEFHRYGQILERLHGLLSSAPDPYVQPAAEARLEGVRLGYAGGAPLELPRVEIRPGERVLLVGPNGVGKTTLLHVLSGYLAPERGKVERPARVAALTAPPELPPLTVRELVPDAGIRKELGLEGLEDRRPEALSSGQRQRAAIGALLCEEADLYLLDEPLANLDLESREGVLDLILRRTAGKALVVVLHGDEALHSRFDRVVELAGPQGVDSR; the protein is encoded by the coding sequence ATGAAGACGTTATGGACCCTCCTGGAGGGGCGCAGGGGCGAGTTCCTGCTGCTGGTGGCGGTTAGCAGCCTGGTGAGCGCGACCGAGGCCCTGCTCCATCCGTTGATGCTCAAGTGGCTCTTCGACGAGGCGGTGATCGCGCAAGACTTCCGGCGCTTCGCCCTCCTGGGATTCGCCTACCTCGCTGTGGGACTGGGCCTGATCGCTCTCTTCTGGGTCGCCTCCCTCTGGCAGAAGGCCCTTATCAACCAGGTGGTGCTTGATTTGGAGGGGCGGCTGCTGGCCCAGGCCCTGCGAATAGACTGGAAAGACTTCAGTCGTGAGGGAGCCGGGGCCTTTGTGAGCAGGGTTCACCGGGATGTCCTCGAGGGGCTGGCCCCTGCGATTTCCCTCTTGGTTGACCTAGCCCGCCAGGCCCTGGCGGCCCTAACCTTCCTGGGGGTGCTGCTGTACCTGTCGTGGCAGGCTACCCTGGCCCTGGCGATCCTGGTCCCGCCGCTATTGTGGGTCGCGCAGCGGGTTGGGACGGGGATTCGCCGGGCGACTGAGTACGAGCGGGAGTCGGAGGCCCGCTACCTCGAGGTCCTCTCCCAATCGCTAAAGGCCTTCCGGGCTCTACGCGGCCTACCCCGTCTTCTCAGCCCGACTCTGGCGGCCAACCGGGAGGCCCTGCGCGCCCACCTCGAAGACACCTACCGCAGCCACCGGCTGATGTGGGCCCAACAGGCCTGGAGCGACGTGTTCATGAACCTGGCCAACACGCTCGCGCTGGTCGTGGGCGGCTACTTCGTCCTGATCCGCGTGCTGAGCTTCGGCGGGTTCTTGGCCTTCGTCAACGCCTTTTGGCGGGCGGTGGACAACACCTTTTCCCTGTTGCGCCGGGTGCCCGAGTTCCACCGCTACGGGCAGATCCTCGAGCGCTTGCACGGACTGCTCTCCTCCGCACCCGACCCCTACGTGCAGCCGGCCGCCGAAGCCCGGCTCGAGGGGGTGCGGCTGGGCTACGCGGGCGGGGCCCCGCTGGAGCTGCCGCGGGTGGAAATCCGCCCGGGTGAGCGCGTGCTCCTCGTAGGGCCTAACGGCGTGGGCAAGACCACCCTGCTGCACGTGCTTTCTGGGTATCTAGCCCCCGAGAGGGGTAAGGTGGAGCGGCCCGCGCGGGTGGCCGCGCTCACCGCTCCCCCGGAACTGCCGCCCTTGACGGTACGCGAGCTAGTTCCCGACGCCGGGATCCGTAAGGAACTGGGGCTAGAGGGCCTGGAGGACCGCCGCCCGGAGGCCCTGTCCTCGGGGCAGCGGCAGAGGGCCGCCATCGGCGCCCTGCTTTGCGAAGAGGCCGACCTCTACCTTCTGGACGAGCCCTTGGCCAACCTGGACCTCGAGAGCCGCGAGGGGGTGCTCGATCTCATCCTGCGCCGGACCGCGGGAAAGGCCCTGGTCGTGGTACTGCACGGGGATGAGGCGTTGCACAGCCGCTTCGACCGGGTGGTGGAACTGGCGGGGCCGCAGGGGGTGGACTCCCGGTAG